The nucleotide sequence tgatcatcggaggacgAAGACGAAGACGGAGCGCCTCCCATCGCGTACCCAGgctcgacccgacctttgtgcaaggACGAAGACGGAGCGCCTCCCATCGCGTACCCAGGCGAGGAATTTCCTTCCAAGGGAAACGACTGTCCTgtcgcgatcggaccaccgcagtcgCCACCTTAGTAGTCTCAAGGGTCGCTCAGCAAGATCCTcgatcattcggacccgaacctaaccacgttggccccgaggccatggcttaaGGTTGTTCCCCACAACAGGAGCGAAGACAACATTTCTGATCTCACCATTATACGATAACGATAAATGTCTGTATGAGTTATATCTTTAATGGCGATCACCATTATGTAACTCTTGGCAGCTGATGAAGAGGGTATTACAGGAAAGAGCTGAAGCTCTTCATTTATTGCATATATGAAACACTGCGAACAGAGGGAAGCTTAATGGTGTGTACAGTGGAAAGCTACCGAAATGCCGCTTCTTTATTTCATTATTTCGTGGAAACCAAATCCAAGAAAGAGACGATCAATTCAGTGGGCAACTGAGTCGGGGTGTGGGGACGGCCACGAGCGGCACCGCCCTCGGTGCCGACAGCCCGAACACGTCCTCCATGTCGAGCTCGGTTGGCTTCATGCCGTCGGGCAGCGCCCAGGTGAAGCAGTGCAGCAGCTGCGCCACCGCGAGTTCCAGCTCGTGCATGCCCAGCTGCATGCCCGGGCAGGACCGCCGGCCGGACCCGAAGGGCAAGAACTCGAAGCAGTTGCCTTTGAAGTCCAGAGCGGCCGCGTCGCCGCCGGGAGCGAATCGTGACGGTCGATATGCGTCGGCGTCCTTCCATGCCGACTCGTCGCGGCCGATGGCCCATACGTTGATCATGACTGGCGACCGAGCAGGAATGGAGTAGCCGGCGACCTCGCAGTGGTCGGCAGTCtggtggaggaggagagggaaCGGGGGATGGAGACGTAGCGTCTCCTTTATGGCGCATTTGAGGAAGGAGAGCTTGTCGAGATGGCTCTCGTGGACCTTCCGGTGGAGTCCTACAACCATGGCTAGTTCTTCTTGCACTCGTTTCAGGTCATCAGGGCTGGTAAGTAGATCGGCCAAGGCCCACTCGATGGCGATGGCCACCGTCTCCGTGCCGCCAAACATCACGTCCTGCGTAATTAGAGATGATACGGTTTACAAGTTAGAAAAATGAGAACTTAATCGTCTTAATTACGCAACGAGATATTAACGAAGCACATGGAAACCATATCAATGTGGAGATAAATATATAGCTTAGCAGGTTACAGTAACAGAGAATGAGGAAATAGTATTACTTTTTAGAGCGTATGTGTACGTACCATCATTACAGCCCTAATGTTGGCCCTCGACAGCCTGAGCGTTCCCTTGAGATCATCTCCCTCTCCTTGTCGGTGGTGGTGAGAAGACTCCTCGAGGAATGCGAGCATGACGCCCACCATGTCTGCGTTGGCGGCGTCGGTCGCCATGTGCTCATCGATGATCCTGTCGATGAAGAGGTCGAGTGTCGCTCGTGCCACCCTCAGCCTCTTGTTGATGCCCTGCGGATCCATCCAGCTAAGCCATGGGATGAAGTCGCCCACGCTGAAGGCTCCCAAGAGTGTGGCGATCTCCTGGACGACGGCGATGTACTCCTCCTGGTTCTCGTCGCTCCGCTTCCCAAACGCCGACCGGAAGACGATGTTCTTGGTGAGAGTGAACGCGAGGTCGCGGACGTTGAAAGCAGAGCCGGCGTGCTTGGCGACGGTGCAGACGGCCGCATCGACCTCCTCAGGGATGGAGAGCCACGACTCCGCGTGCTTCCGGCTGAAGAGCTTCGTGACGCAGAGCTTGCGCATCTGGCGCCAGTAGGGGCCGCACTGGGCGAAGGCCAGGTCGGAGCGGTTGTAGGTGAGGTAGACGATGGCGGTGGTGGCCGGGCGGTCGGAGAAGACGCTGTCTTGCACTTGGAGGACTTGTCGGGCGACGTCCGGCGTGGACACCACGAAGTGGTGGACAAAGCCAAGGCGAAGGTGGAGGAGGCCGCCATAGAGTTTGGCGAGCCTGGCGAGGCCGCGGTGGGT is from Musa acuminata AAA Group cultivar baxijiao chromosome BXJ3-8, Cavendish_Baxijiao_AAA, whole genome shotgun sequence and encodes:
- the LOC135645628 gene encoding cytochrome P450 84A1-like, which codes for MVWVEEVTSMHLILLCLMLPLTLLLIVNITARRRRRLPLPPGPTPLPIIGNMLLMNQLTHRGLARLAKLYGGLLHLRLGFVHHFVVSTPDVARQVLQVQDSVFSDRPATTAIVYLTYNRSDLAFAQCGPYWRQMRKLCVTKLFSRKHAESWLSIPEEVDAAVCTVAKHAGSAFNVRDLAFTLTKNIVFRSAFGKRSDENQEEYIAVVQEIATLLGAFSVGDFIPWLSWMDPQGINKRLRVARATLDLFIDRIIDEHMATDAANADMVGVMLAFLEESSHHHRQGEGDDLKGTLRLSRANIRAVMMDVMFGGTETVAIAIEWALADLLTSPDDLKRVQEELAMVVGLHRKVHESHLDKLSFLKCAIKETLRLHPPFPLLLHQTADHCEVAGYSIPARSPVMINVWAIGRDESAWKDADAYRPSRFAPGGDAAALDFKGNCFEFLPFGSGRRSCPGMQLGMHELELAVAQLLHCFTWALPDGMKPTELDMEDVFGLSAPRAVPLVAVPTPRLSCPLN